The Terriglobales bacterium genome includes a region encoding these proteins:
- a CDS encoding TonB-dependent receptor, which produces MRYLTLCGGLAIFFASAFAQVGGTGSIQGTVMDSSRAVVTGATVTATNDATGVQITRQTTAAGTFVLPLLPAGVYTVTVKANGFQGFSQTHIVVNALEVVSVDPVLQVGAVADTVTVSGESAMLQTNDVALGTTMENEVYDALPLSMNKSARDPSAFVGLALGVQNYSTQAAGPSTGSFSGGQPFQNETYVEGIPLTSAGTESDTRNLAFGVSVEAVDQFQVETTGSKAMNEGQGLSNYVIRSGTNSFHGAVYEYLRNTVFDAKPYFSAIRPPEHQNEFGASLGGPIKRNKIFFFANYDAYRFSSATQPALQTIPTAAERLGDFSAFPQPIFDPATTTCNNGVCTRQQFSFQGRLNVIDPARISKVSQSLQSYLPTNFANGGITNNYLATLPDRVTNNSGVAKVDVNLSDKQKIFGLFSRGDYANPLTGSLTVGTTSTLPPPYTQARNVLEYATLAQVKHTYTLSSHLINEASLGMSRLWIPLTSLSASGNYLSKAGFTGYPAGVGFPDINFGTANNPPISWAGTNSHTFNEAQTTFTAQENLLWSTGRHNFTFGFQWQALQDNETFAPEGSFTFATNETANFKSNGTIDTSTGNPYASFLLGAVDASAIPIFSVRETGGRYKDYAFWAQDDYQVSPRLTLNLGLRWDIWGPFTETNNYMSFFNPTLANPLAGGRAGALQFAGSGTDGCNCSTPVKQHNVNLGPRVGLAYRVGDNTAIRASFGIAYAHAGGVGGRVNGRQGLSQIGFNSNGSLSQTATGSPIYFWDNGYPGNPIQPPFFNPSFGTGFVQTSVAQAASDPWAGPGTAQTLVYGDPENGGKPPYYENWTLNVQHSFGKNTTVSVAYVGNEGHWLPGATVANQFTNQIPLKYLPLGALLSQTLVSANGTVNNSVLTQAQAKFPEVAVPFPGFTGTLAQSLRPFPQYAGLSNPWLDVGNSNYHAMQTSLNRRISAGLSAMVNYVWSKEMDDLANVRIPLRNDLERSVGTIDHTHVLNSTFLYQLPFGKGRHWSFDNPVLNGVAGGWQISGIFTVATGAPLTITGTCTGGGIIDAVCYPNYNPSFSGSVWQNTPIGSGGANVAKTVYLNKAAFVDPAQFTAGNVPRTAPYGLRVPYNKDLDLSLRREFPIREQMKLMFQADAFNVSNEHHFAAPGTNIDNASFGVFSSQANSPRKLQLGARFVF; this is translated from the coding sequence ATGCGCTATCTCACACTTTGCGGAGGACTGGCAATTTTCTTTGCGTCGGCATTCGCTCAAGTTGGAGGAACAGGTTCGATCCAGGGCACGGTGATGGATTCCTCCCGAGCCGTAGTCACTGGCGCGACCGTTACCGCGACGAACGACGCGACGGGAGTTCAGATCACGCGCCAGACAACTGCAGCCGGCACCTTTGTGCTTCCGCTCTTACCCGCTGGCGTATACACCGTTACGGTGAAGGCCAATGGGTTTCAAGGCTTCAGCCAGACGCACATAGTGGTGAATGCGCTCGAGGTGGTCTCGGTAGACCCTGTTCTGCAGGTTGGAGCAGTCGCTGACACTGTCACCGTCAGCGGCGAATCCGCCATGCTCCAGACCAATGATGTTGCTCTTGGCACCACAATGGAGAATGAGGTCTATGATGCCCTTCCGCTCTCGATGAATAAATCCGCACGAGATCCATCGGCCTTTGTAGGTCTCGCCTTGGGAGTTCAAAACTACTCAACTCAGGCTGCCGGTCCTTCGACTGGATCGTTTAGCGGTGGACAACCGTTCCAGAATGAAACTTATGTCGAAGGCATTCCGCTGACCAGCGCCGGAACTGAGAGCGACACGCGTAACCTGGCGTTCGGCGTCTCGGTTGAGGCGGTGGACCAGTTCCAAGTCGAGACTACCGGCTCTAAGGCCATGAACGAAGGGCAGGGACTTTCGAATTACGTCATCCGGTCAGGTACGAATTCGTTCCATGGCGCGGTTTATGAGTACCTCCGCAACACAGTTTTCGACGCCAAACCATACTTCTCCGCTATCCGTCCGCCTGAGCATCAGAATGAGTTTGGAGCGAGTCTGGGCGGCCCGATCAAAAGGAACAAGATTTTTTTCTTCGCGAACTACGATGCGTATCGTTTTTCGTCGGCAACGCAGCCGGCCCTACAGACCATTCCGACCGCTGCCGAACGCTTGGGGGATTTCAGCGCTTTCCCGCAGCCGATTTTCGATCCGGCCACCACAACCTGCAACAACGGCGTCTGCACGCGGCAGCAGTTCTCCTTCCAAGGCAGACTGAATGTGATCGATCCGGCCCGGATATCCAAGGTTTCGCAGTCGCTGCAATCGTATCTGCCCACCAATTTCGCCAATGGTGGAATTACGAACAACTATCTCGCCACTCTGCCGGACCGTGTAACTAACAACAGCGGCGTCGCCAAAGTAGACGTCAATTTGTCCGACAAACAAAAGATCTTCGGACTCTTTTCCCGCGGAGACTATGCTAATCCACTTACCGGAAGTCTCACTGTAGGTACTACCTCTACCCTGCCGCCGCCCTATACTCAGGCGAGAAATGTACTTGAGTACGCCACCCTTGCGCAGGTGAAGCACACCTATACGCTGAGTTCCCATCTTATTAATGAGGCCAGTTTGGGAATGAGCCGTCTGTGGATTCCGCTCACGAGCCTTTCGGCCAGCGGCAACTATTTATCGAAGGCTGGCTTCACTGGCTACCCCGCGGGTGTAGGTTTTCCCGATATCAATTTCGGTACTGCGAATAATCCCCCCATCAGTTGGGCCGGGACAAACTCTCATACCTTCAACGAAGCGCAGACCACATTTACCGCTCAGGAAAATCTGCTGTGGAGCACCGGCAGGCACAACTTCACCTTCGGATTTCAGTGGCAGGCCCTGCAGGACAACGAGACGTTTGCTCCCGAAGGCAGCTTTACCTTCGCAACCAACGAGACCGCGAACTTTAAATCGAATGGAACGATTGATACATCCACAGGAAATCCATACGCCAGTTTCCTGTTAGGAGCTGTAGATGCAAGCGCAATACCGATATTCAGCGTGAGGGAAACCGGAGGACGCTACAAAGATTACGCCTTCTGGGCACAGGACGATTATCAGGTAAGCCCACGCCTGACTCTTAATCTTGGCCTGCGCTGGGACATCTGGGGTCCGTTCACGGAAACGAACAACTACATGTCCTTCTTTAATCCGACTCTTGCCAATCCGCTCGCAGGAGGAAGAGCAGGTGCCCTTCAGTTCGCAGGTTCCGGAACCGATGGATGTAACTGCAGTACTCCCGTCAAGCAGCACAATGTGAACCTCGGTCCACGCGTGGGCCTCGCGTATCGCGTTGGGGACAACACTGCTATTCGAGCGTCGTTTGGCATTGCCTACGCTCACGCCGGTGGTGTGGGTGGGCGTGTGAATGGAAGGCAAGGATTAAGCCAGATTGGGTTCAACAGCAACGGCAGCCTGAGCCAGACCGCCACTGGAAGTCCCATCTATTTCTGGGACAACGGCTATCCCGGCAACCCGATACAGCCCCCATTCTTTAACCCGAGCTTCGGTACCGGCTTCGTTCAGACGTCGGTGGCGCAGGCAGCCAGTGATCCGTGGGCAGGCCCAGGCACCGCACAAACTTTGGTTTATGGCGATCCGGAAAATGGCGGCAAGCCTCCCTATTACGAAAATTGGACTTTGAATGTCCAACATTCATTTGGCAAGAACACTACGGTGAGCGTTGCCTACGTCGGGAACGAAGGCCATTGGCTGCCAGGCGCAACCGTAGCCAATCAGTTCACAAATCAGATTCCTCTGAAGTATCTCCCCTTGGGAGCTCTGCTTTCCCAGACCTTGGTTTCTGCAAACGGTACGGTAAATAACTCTGTACTAACTCAGGCTCAGGCTAAGTTTCCGGAAGTTGCCGTACCATTCCCCGGCTTCACCGGAACGCTGGCGCAATCGCTCCGGCCGTTTCCTCAATATGCAGGTCTGAGCAATCCCTGGCTCGACGTCGGGAACTCGAACTACCACGCGATGCAAACGTCACTGAACCGGCGCATATCCGCGGGCTTGAGCGCGATGGTGAACTATGTGTGGAGTAAGGAAATGGATGATCTGGCGAATGTGCGTATTCCGCTCCGGAATGACCTGGAGAGAAGTGTAGGAACGATTGACCATACGCATGTGCTCAACTCTACTTTTCTATACCAGCTACCTTTCGGCAAAGGGCGGCACTGGAGTTTCGATAATCCGGTTCTGAACGGAGTTGCAGGTGGCTGGCAGATCTCAGGCATATTCACCGTTGCCACTGGCGCACCACTAACGATAACCGGTACCTGCACCGGCGGGGGAATTATCGATGCCGTTTGCTATCCCAATTACAATCCGAGTTTTTCTGGCAGCGTTTGGCAGAACACTCCGATTGGCAGCGGTGGAGCGAACGTTGCCAAAACCGTTTATCTCAACAAAGCAGCTTTCGTAGATCCGGCGCAGTTCACGGCGGGAAACGTTCCGCGCACAGCTCCCTACGGTCTCCGTGTACCCTACAACAAAGATCTCGATCTGAGTCTTCGCCGGGAGTTCCCAATTCGGGAGCAAATGAAGCTAATGTTCCAGGCGGATGCCTTCAACGTCTCCAATGAACATCACTTCGCAGCTCCGGGAACAAACATCGACAACGCCAGCTTTGGAGTGTTCTCGTCGCAGGCAAACTCTCCCCGCAAGCTGCAGCTTGGCGCGCGTTTCGTTTTTTGA
- a CDS encoding type II CAAX endopeptidase family protein, which yields MAHPRISQATSGAESVVGNFIRRKSCYRTKKVNMATGSLSPQSEKLGERQNFAARLRGFGPVGMLAIAIILAGAMINSLVAAALVILWVVLSKTPWPEVGYVRPENYVVTIAGGVAFGAALKLLLKAVVMPLLGADPINRAYHFLAHNSAALPGFLVLVVVGAGWGEETFWRGYLFERLGHRFGSSPATKTIVVLVTSVLFGMAHYQVQGRDGVVQAIITGLTFGSIFACTGRLMFVMIAHAAFDVAAVLIIYFDIETRIAHLVFR from the coding sequence GTGGCACATCCGCGAATTTCGCAGGCGACCAGCGGCGCCGAGTCGGTAGTTGGGAATTTCATCCGGCGTAAGAGCTGCTATCGTACGAAAAAAGTGAACATGGCGACAGGCTCATTATCTCCTCAGTCGGAGAAACTCGGGGAGCGACAGAACTTTGCGGCACGGCTGCGAGGTTTTGGGCCAGTGGGCATGCTGGCGATTGCCATCATCCTGGCCGGAGCAATGATCAATTCGCTGGTTGCCGCGGCGTTGGTCATTTTGTGGGTTGTGCTCTCGAAGACGCCATGGCCTGAGGTCGGCTATGTGCGACCTGAGAACTATGTCGTTACGATCGCAGGTGGCGTGGCATTCGGCGCAGCCTTGAAGCTGTTGTTGAAGGCAGTAGTCATGCCGCTGTTGGGTGCCGATCCCATCAATCGCGCCTATCACTTCCTGGCGCACAATTCTGCGGCGCTTCCCGGATTTCTAGTCCTGGTCGTGGTCGGCGCAGGGTGGGGAGAAGAAACTTTCTGGCGCGGCTACTTATTCGAACGCTTGGGGCATAGGTTCGGTTCCAGTCCAGCGACAAAAACGATAGTTGTATTGGTGACCTCAGTGCTGTTCGGAATGGCTCATTATCAAGTGCAGGGACGCGATGGAGTCGTGCAGGCGATCATTACTGGTCTGACCTTTGGTTCCATCTTTGCTTGCACGGGCAGGTTGATGTTCGTGATGATCGCGCATGCCGCATTCGATGTGGCGGCGGTGCTGATTATCTACTTCGACATCGAGACGCGCATCGCGCATTTGGTGTTTCGATAA
- the tsaA gene encoding tRNA (N6-threonylcarbamoyladenosine(37)-N6)-methyltransferase TrmO, translating into MRIPSFRSIGVIHSTLKQRKNAPRQGAEGAPDAWLEVHAFAAPALEGLAVGDAVVVLTWLHQSRRETLKVHPRGNKQNPLTGVFATRSPDRPNPIGLHQVTVRRIEGSRLLVGPIEAIDGTPVVDIKPLLCPGQDS; encoded by the coding sequence ATGCGGATTCCGTCTTTTCGTTCCATAGGCGTCATTCATTCCACGCTGAAACAACGCAAGAACGCTCCGCGCCAGGGCGCTGAAGGCGCGCCCGACGCGTGGCTGGAGGTGCATGCGTTCGCTGCTCCTGCGCTGGAAGGTCTAGCTGTAGGCGATGCGGTGGTCGTTCTTACCTGGCTTCACCAATCGCGACGCGAGACTCTGAAAGTTCATCCGCGAGGCAACAAGCAGAATCCGCTTACCGGCGTTTTCGCCACGCGCTCTCCGGACCGCCCGAATCCCATCGGTCTGCATCAGGTGACGGTGCGGCGAATCGAGGGAAGCCGCCTGCTGGTCGGACCAATCGAAGCCATCGACGGCACCCCAGTCGTCGATATCAAGCCCTTACTGTGCCCGGGGCAGGATTCTTGA
- a CDS encoding alpha-L-fucosidase encodes MQSLLAISLALMLTSFALAQNAVDLKPSPQQVEWQDLEFGVLIHFGTNTYLDREWGDGTAGPQVFNPTQLDAEQWLQAAKAAGAKYVVLVAKHHDGFCLWPSKQTTYSVKSSPWESGKGDVVKRVSDAAHKLGMKFGVYLSPWDRHEPRYKNSAEYDDYYAAQLDELTSHYGDLVEFWLDGAGSAGHVYNFPRIIETLRIKQPNTLVFADAALFEYGDIRWAGNEDGTIPYENWNVLDRHGYLRWRPVEADTPLHKQHWFWHPNDEGTLKSVDELISIYENTVGRGGQLMLGLAPDRRGLVPDADVKRLEEFGAAIRKRYATNLIAKEHVPNSVSEAAFDNDPDTFWSAPTGSHHAILEATLHKPITFDHTLTMEWLNDGQHVDHYRIEIWDGKNWKSVAEGHALGHKKIDSFPPVTAARIRLNILSSSAEAHIREFQAFRTSQ; translated from the coding sequence GTGCAATCTCTACTAGCCATCTCGCTTGCGCTGATGCTCACATCTTTCGCGTTGGCGCAAAATGCCGTTGATCTCAAGCCTTCGCCGCAGCAAGTCGAATGGCAGGATCTTGAATTCGGTGTGCTGATCCATTTTGGAACCAACACTTATCTCGATCGCGAGTGGGGAGACGGCACCGCCGGCCCGCAGGTCTTCAATCCGACACAGCTCGACGCGGAACAATGGTTGCAGGCGGCCAAAGCTGCGGGCGCTAAGTATGTGGTGCTGGTGGCCAAACATCACGACGGCTTCTGCCTGTGGCCCAGCAAACAAACAACCTACAGCGTAAAAAGCAGCCCATGGGAGAGCGGCAAGGGCGACGTAGTGAAGCGTGTCTCCGACGCGGCGCACAAGCTGGGCATGAAGTTCGGCGTCTATCTCTCTCCCTGGGACCGCCACGAGCCGCGCTATAAAAATTCCGCCGAATACGATGACTATTACGCAGCGCAGCTCGACGAACTCACCTCGCACTATGGCGATCTGGTGGAATTCTGGCTTGATGGCGCCGGCAGCGCCGGACACGTTTACAACTTTCCACGCATTATCGAAACATTACGCATCAAGCAGCCCAACACGCTGGTGTTCGCCGATGCCGCGCTGTTCGAGTACGGCGACATCCGTTGGGCCGGCAATGAAGACGGCACCATTCCGTACGAAAACTGGAACGTGCTTGACCGTCACGGATACTTGCGCTGGCGTCCAGTCGAGGCGGATACGCCACTGCACAAGCAGCACTGGTTCTGGCATCCCAATGACGAAGGCACGCTGAAATCGGTCGATGAATTGATTTCGATTTATGAGAACACCGTCGGACGCGGCGGCCAGCTCATGCTCGGACTTGCACCTGATCGGCGCGGCCTGGTGCCCGACGCCGACGTCAAGCGACTCGAAGAATTCGGAGCGGCAATCCGGAAGCGGTACGCGACGAATCTGATTGCAAAAGAGCACGTTCCCAATTCGGTATCCGAAGCCGCGTTCGATAACGATCCTGATACCTTCTGGTCCGCTCCCACCGGCTCACACCATGCAATTCTCGAAGCCACTCTCCACAAGCCGATCACCTTCGATCACACGCTGACAATGGAGTGGCTGAACGATGGGCAGCACGTCGATCATTACAGGATCGAGATTTGGGACGGCAAGAACTGGAAATCAGTCGCGGAAGGTCACGCACTTGGACACAAAAAGATCGACAGCTTTCCGCCCGTGACCGCGGCTCGCATACGGCTGAATATCCTCTCCAGTTCTGCGGAGGCACACATTCGGGAGTTTCAAGCTTTCCGCACTAGCCAATGA
- a CDS encoding type II toxin-antitoxin system death-on-curing family toxin: MKEPLWIDEHDALTLHDRLLGLHGGAAGVRDRSLLQSALARPQQHFAYGKSLDVIALAAIYTAGLLRNHPFIDGNKRTGFVTGILFLELNGYRFTASEEDAARAVIELASGKLDEAGYTAFLRAHSSADKDSRRKK, encoded by the coding sequence GTGAAGGAACCGCTGTGGATCGACGAGCATGACGCCTTGACGCTGCACGATCGCCTCCTTGGCCTGCATGGCGGAGCAGCGGGAGTGCGTGATCGTTCTTTGCTGCAGTCGGCATTGGCAAGACCGCAACAGCATTTTGCGTACGGCAAATCTCTCGACGTAATCGCGCTGGCCGCGATTTACACCGCTGGGCTCTTGCGAAACCATCCATTCATTGACGGTAACAAGCGCACGGGTTTTGTTACGGGAATCCTTTTTCTTGAACTGAACGGCTATCGCTTCACCGCAAGCGAAGAAGACGCGGCGCGCGCAGTCATCGAACTGGCGAGCGGCAAACTCGACGAAGCCGGCTACACGGCTTTTCTTCGCGCACACTCATCGGCGGATAAAGACTCGCGTAGAAAGAAGTGA
- a CDS encoding AbrB/MazE/SpoVT family DNA-binding domain-containing protein: protein MVELKVRKFGNSLGVVLPREVISRLGTGDGEPLFLVEAPEGEYRLTPYDPTFAKKMRKADEIMRRYRNTLHVLAK from the coding sequence ATGGTCGAGCTCAAAGTCCGAAAATTTGGAAACTCGCTTGGAGTGGTTTTGCCAAGGGAGGTAATCAGCCGTCTCGGCACAGGCGATGGTGAGCCGTTGTTTCTGGTCGAGGCTCCAGAGGGCGAATATCGGCTTACGCCCTACGACCCGACATTCGCGAAAAAGATGCGGAAGGCCGATGAGATCATGCGCCGATATCGCAACACGCTACACGTGCTCGCCAAGTGA